Proteins found in one Deferrivibrio essentukiensis genomic segment:
- a CDS encoding proline dehydrogenase family protein has protein sequence MGIFNFLVSKTIMHIPAPIVSIFAKSYIAGPTLYDAVKVTHDLNKKGMMATIDVLGEFISTKEEAIFYKNECIKILDVIAKEGLDANLSLKPTQMGLNLDKEFAFENIKEIVAHAKELNNFVRIDMEDTPCTDDTLEFFRRLREEFPGHVGTVLQAYLRRTPKDIENLSDGLLNFRLCKGIYNEPRKLAYKDPYIVNQNYIYSLEKLFQKKAYVGIATHDEKLVFEALRLIEKYGLKREEYEFQMLLGVDEELRNIIVSGGHRLRVYVPFGKDWLPYSRRRLKENPNIARHALKQFLGM, from the coding sequence ATGGGCATTTTTAACTTTTTAGTATCAAAGACAATAATGCATATTCCTGCTCCAATTGTAAGTATCTTTGCAAAAAGCTATATTGCAGGGCCTACCCTTTACGATGCTGTTAAAGTTACTCACGACTTAAACAAAAAGGGTATGATGGCAACAATTGATGTATTGGGTGAGTTTATAAGCACAAAAGAGGAAGCAATATTTTATAAAAATGAATGTATCAAAATACTTGATGTTATTGCAAAAGAAGGGCTTGATGCAAATTTGTCTCTTAAACCTACTCAAATGGGCTTGAATCTTGACAAAGAGTTTGCTTTTGAAAATATAAAAGAGATAGTGGCTCATGCCAAGGAATTAAATAATTTCGTAAGAATAGATATGGAAGATACGCCTTGTACGGATGATACTTTGGAGTTTTTTAGAAGGTTAAGGGAAGAGTTTCCTGGTCATGTGGGGACAGTGTTGCAAGCTTATTTAAGAAGGACTCCTAAAGATATAGAAAATTTGTCTGACGGGCTTCTTAATTTCAGGCTTTGTAAAGGGATTTACAATGAGCCGAGAAAACTTGCCTATAAAGATCCATATATAGTAAACCAAAATTATATTTACTCTCTTGAGAAGCTTTTTCAGAAAAAAGCTTATGTAGGTATTGCGACTCATGACGAGAAACTTGTGTTTGAGGCATTGAGGCTAATTGAAAAATATGGGTTAAAAAGGGAAGAGTATGAATTTCAGATGCTTCTTGGTGTGGATGAAGAGCTGAGAAATATTATTGTTTCCGGCGGGCACAGATTAAGGGTATATGTCCCATTTGGTAAGGATTGGCTACCATATTCAAGAAGAAGACTGAAAGAAAATCCAAATATAGCACGACACGCATTGAAGCAGTTTTTGGGGATGTAG
- a CDS encoding PilW family protein, whose amino-acid sequence MNGKAFTLVELLIAILLTAIISSSVYLTISSLFTHESNQLENAKTNIDTNITFLNIDKLVRSTGFGIDNNINKLISTDNDSLTFKTLLGNDTESGSWEVCQSNGVRNSTYPAVVLDDKKNKIGALDSGEVNCIPGTLIFKCKDDGNSCGNPYYYEMDIHLGGTAESSCAPGTKSLLLNDGNTKILSCVADFRFKYDSNKNVLYLGIVAQSDKKRKNTLNKTYTYNIDFSDKSIVLSHITDANKYDWKIIESIIYLENIK is encoded by the coding sequence ATGAATGGTAAAGCTTTTACACTCGTTGAACTATTAATAGCAATTCTTTTAACAGCTATTATATCTTCTTCTGTTTATTTAACAATCAGTAGCCTATTTACTCACGAATCTAATCAATTAGAAAATGCTAAAACAAATATTGATACCAATATCACTTTTTTAAATATTGACAAACTGGTTAGATCAACTGGTTTTGGAATCGATAATAATATTAATAAGTTAATTTCAACAGACAACGACTCCCTAACTTTTAAAACACTTCTTGGAAATGACACAGAATCTGGTTCCTGGGAAGTTTGTCAAAGTAATGGCGTTAGAAATTCTACCTACCCTGCTGTCGTATTGGATGATAAAAAAAATAAAATAGGGGCACTAGACTCAGGTGAAGTTAATTGTATTCCGGGTACTTTAATTTTTAAGTGTAAAGATGATGGTAATTCATGTGGAAATCCCTACTATTATGAAATGGATATTCACTTAGGTGGGACTGCTGAAAGTAGCTGTGCGCCAGGAACAAAAAGTTTGCTATTAAATGATGGTAATACAAAAATATTAAGCTGTGTTGCAGACTTTAGATTTAAATATGATAGTAATAAAAATGTTCTTTATCTTGGTATAGTTGCCCAATCTGACAAAAAAAGAAAAAATACATTAAATAAAACATATACTTATAATATTGATTTTTCTGATAAGTCAATTGTTCTATCTCATATTACTGATGCTAATAAATATGACTGGAAAATTATTGAAAGTATAATATACCTGGAGAATATAAAATGA
- a CDS encoding type IV pilus modification PilV family protein yields the protein MDKVANNKGFTIIELLVALVIFSIAMLGLIPGVINVIKINKKNEIRDKATRLLSQKKSELYQQSFDNFSSINNFTATINYDNHTFVYTYWVDNESASLKKTILNLTYQDPYSKDNRTITSIIYLRK from the coding sequence ATGGATAAAGTAGCTAATAATAAAGGATTTACAATAATTGAGTTACTTGTGGCACTAGTTATTTTTTCTATAGCTATGTTAGGGCTAATACCTGGAGTTATCAATGTAATAAAAATTAATAAAAAAAATGAAATAAGAGACAAAGCCACTAGATTATTGTCTCAGAAAAAATCTGAATTGTATCAACAATCATTTGATAACTTTAGTAGTATTAATAACTTTACAGCAACAATAAATTATGATAACCACACATTTGTTTATACATATTGGGTGGATAATGAGTCTGCCAGTTTAAAAAAAACCATTTTAAATCTTACCTATCAGGATCCATATTCTAAAGATAATAGAACAATTACTTCAATTATATACTTAAGGAAATAA
- a CDS encoding pilus assembly FimT family protein, giving the protein MKKAFTVIELLVTISILAILLGIASVSASRYINAQVLSSETNKVVSLLNSARQESILKGVEYNGIDNYLLYGLKFSNKQIEFFEYNSSNWPPPNPLDNITTLSTTNFKSELTNSFINGYVIFNKKGFPNSIGDITIKLKDKSKVIGLSLAGKPWIK; this is encoded by the coding sequence ATGAAAAAGGCATTCACAGTAATAGAGCTACTGGTAACAATCTCCATACTCGCTATTTTACTTGGTATTGCTTCTGTGTCAGCCTCTCGTTACATAAATGCACAGGTTTTAAGTTCTGAAACTAACAAAGTAGTATCACTCTTAAATAGTGCTCGACAAGAATCTATCTTAAAGGGTGTAGAATATAACGGAATAGATAATTACTTATTGTATGGTCTTAAATTTTCAAATAAGCAGATAGAATTTTTTGAATATAACTCATCGAATTGGCCTCCACCTAATCCTCTAGACAACATCACCACTTTATCAACAACTAACTTTAAATCCGAACTAACAAATAGTTTTATAAATGGTTATGTAATATTTAATAAAAAAGGCTTCCCAAACAGCATTGGGGATATTACAATAAAATTAAAAGATAAATCTAAAGTAATTGGACTAAGTCTGGCAGGTAAACCATGGATAAAGTAG
- a CDS encoding pilus assembly protein: MKKVIFYILLFSLYFIQAQKAISANSCTDYSYIPATFTASVPPTVMIALDISGSMSWYAYYENYDSSKNYEGLFDPKKVYKFVKVNNSYKWIETNVTHSGCDENLWQYTNPGVNTIASGSCLNWNYMTRIDIFQWAMTGGVPAECPGAVGNTQKCDPEIACTGNTCTIESYNGIKIELPLYDNTSHHGIMDAVLYQLKEKENRPRIGIMFFAGNGISNNGRSVYVGDFLTANSTDTSYPYKNLITSINTVTVSGSTPSGPAMWDVWNYYLQNDAQYGGLDPDKGSDNLNHFKDPLWICNNGDGNGLKCQFAPCSSNYVILASDGQWNTPSNNIDDLDINGNSPDPVVPAHKMHLGGIRNKDNIFVNIDAVYSFGMFLEGTGITSLQNVAMYGAFDKDISGSEWPGGTSDYPDNSCQMDDAGYGKGSACETLPSSHSDWDAIDNLNRTSSPDGLPDTFFSAKNALELKEQLIAIFDDILKRANSGTAIATVSTEKRETSMLYQAYYYPQFEDNNTQINWIGDIKTYFIDDKDNIREDSNENNKLELATDSILIFKFLDTLGETRGFKIDDSDSDLIPDSCDLPSGDGYNLKNLNPIWSAANVLKATDASNRKIAFNNNCTTNCAYTLTNNFVTTDSDTVNLLSNIWSLNTSTSEKLINFIRGIDYSDVRSRNTGSGVYKLGDIINSTPVILKNEQVNAYDLIYNDSSYHTFINTDIVKERKNVLFVGANDGMVHAFASGKIKDSSDSNSVAEVYPDNNTSLGQELWAFIPKNALPYLQWYFEEGKACHVPKVDYRFMLIDASIGDEQDKKDSWRTVLIGMMGFGGKKIITDNTYSSSIFAIDVTTPEQPKLLWEYQLPDNTLTLSYPSIIRQGDKTSKGSWYLVVGSGPLDPDGKNFLSTSNSAKIYFINLKTGEKVLDLNVAKNIAISDIDSLDVDHDYQPDAIVFGTYSSADADIGALYGIYLKDNSGGYKAINSALTIEKIIDVERPIFAKAANTIDENYKLWLYLNTGRFLTNEDKIDNSTQYIIGIKDKNDKWKDPTKTFTITFPSDLYNSTDTNVESSIKTVKCYCLGVECGDAAYDTTNLEYSCSKGYPVVTETTNGLITDSNNGVCNNTSISSCAYNITNGWFRELNNGERAYSEPFLAGGILDVLSFKPKEDLCSYGGDSYLNAIYYKTGTPYDQPMFLDSSSETSTLKIDDPNNPTIGIASRKLLGPGAPPIGQGITALPSDKDKFTKLIQTSVGAIIKQKQQADDTNSKLIFKILR, from the coding sequence ATGAAAAAAGTAATATTTTATATTTTATTGTTCTCTTTATACTTTATACAAGCTCAAAAAGCAATCTCAGCAAATAGCTGTACAGACTATTCTTACATACCGGCAACATTTACTGCGTCTGTTCCTCCAACAGTTATGATTGCTTTAGATATTAGCGGCAGTATGAGTTGGTATGCATATTATGAAAACTATGACTCAAGTAAAAATTACGAAGGTTTATTTGACCCAAAAAAAGTTTACAAGTTTGTAAAAGTTAATAATAGTTATAAATGGATAGAAACAAATGTAACTCACTCTGGCTGTGATGAGAACTTATGGCAATATACTAATCCTGGTGTAAATACAATTGCCAGCGGTTCTTGTTTAAACTGGAACTATATGACACGTATTGACATTTTTCAGTGGGCAATGACTGGTGGTGTACCTGCAGAATGTCCAGGAGCAGTTGGTAATACTCAAAAGTGTGATCCTGAAATAGCTTGTACAGGAAACACATGTACTATTGAAAGTTATAATGGTATTAAAATAGAACTACCTTTGTATGATAACACAAGCCATCATGGCATTATGGATGCAGTCCTATATCAGCTTAAAGAAAAAGAAAATAGACCTAGAATAGGAATTATGTTTTTCGCAGGTAATGGTATTTCTAATAATGGAAGAAGCGTTTATGTTGGTGATTTTTTGACTGCAAATAGCACTGATACGTCATATCCTTATAAAAATTTAATAACTTCCATTAATACCGTTACAGTTAGTGGTAGTACCCCTTCAGGGCCTGCTATGTGGGATGTTTGGAATTATTACTTACAAAATGATGCTCAATATGGAGGATTAGACCCTGATAAAGGATCTGATAACTTAAATCATTTTAAAGATCCTTTGTGGATATGCAATAATGGAGATGGTAATGGATTGAAATGTCAATTTGCACCATGTTCTAGTAATTATGTAATACTTGCATCAGATGGACAATGGAATACTCCTTCAAATAATATTGATGACCTTGATATTAATGGCAATTCACCGGATCCAGTTGTTCCTGCACACAAGATGCATCTTGGTGGTATAAGAAACAAGGATAATATTTTTGTAAATATAGATGCAGTATATTCTTTTGGAATGTTTCTTGAAGGTACAGGTATAACTTCTTTGCAAAATGTGGCGATGTATGGTGCATTTGATAAAGATATTTCAGGTTCCGAGTGGCCAGGGGGAACATCAGACTACCCAGATAATAGTTGCCAAATGGATGATGCTGGTTATGGCAAAGGTAGCGCATGTGAAACTTTGCCCTCTTCTCACTCAGACTGGGATGCAATAGATAATTTAAATAGGACGTCAAGCCCAGATGGATTGCCAGATACTTTTTTTAGTGCAAAAAATGCTCTAGAATTAAAAGAACAATTAATAGCAATATTTGACGATATATTAAAAAGAGCAAATTCAGGTACTGCTATAGCAACGGTTTCTACAGAAAAGCGTGAAACTTCGATGCTTTATCAAGCTTATTATTATCCACAATTTGAAGATAATAATACTCAAATAAATTGGATTGGTGATATAAAAACTTACTTCATTGATGATAAGGATAATATAAGAGAGGATTCTAATGAAAATAATAAGTTAGAGTTAGCCACTGATAGTATTTTGATTTTTAAATTTTTAGACACACTTGGAGAAACGAGAGGATTTAAAATTGATGACAGTGACTCTGATCTTATCCCTGATTCATGTGATTTACCAAGCGGAGATGGATACAACCTTAAAAATCTAAATCCAATCTGGAGTGCTGCAAATGTATTAAAAGCAACAGATGCAAGTAATAGAAAAATAGCATTTAATAACAATTGTACAACTAATTGTGCATATACATTAACTAATAACTTTGTTACCACAGACTCTGATACGGTTAATTTGCTCTCAAATATTTGGAGTCTTAACACTTCAACATCAGAAAAATTAATAAACTTCATAAGGGGAATAGATTATTCTGACGTAAGAAGTAGAAACACCGGTAGCGGTGTATATAAATTGGGGGATATTATTAACTCCACCCCAGTTATTTTAAAGAATGAACAAGTCAATGCATACGATCTGATTTACAACGATAGTTCTTATCATACGTTTATTAACACCGATATAGTAAAAGAAAGAAAAAATGTCTTATTTGTCGGTGCTAATGATGGTATGGTTCACGCATTTGCTAGTGGTAAAATAAAAGATAGTAGTGATTCTAATTCTGTTGCTGAAGTTTACCCTGACAACAACACGAGCTTAGGCCAAGAGCTATGGGCTTTTATCCCTAAAAATGCGTTACCATATCTACAATGGTATTTTGAAGAAGGGAAAGCATGCCACGTACCTAAGGTTGATTACAGGTTTATGCTAATTGATGCTTCAATTGGTGATGAACAAGATAAAAAGGATTCTTGGAGGACAGTTTTAATCGGAATGATGGGGTTCGGTGGTAAAAAAATAATTACTGATAATACGTATAGCTCTTCTATATTTGCAATTGATGTTACAACACCTGAACAGCCAAAATTACTGTGGGAATACCAACTACCAGATAATACACTCACACTATCTTACCCTTCAATAATTAGACAGGGAGATAAAACATCTAAAGGAAGCTGGTATTTAGTAGTTGGTAGCGGGCCTTTAGATCCTGATGGAAAAAATTTTCTTAGTACATCAAACAGTGCTAAAATATACTTTATTAACCTAAAAACAGGTGAAAAAGTCTTAGATTTAAATGTCGCAAAAAATATTGCCATTAGTGATATAGATTCACTAGATGTTGACCATGATTATCAACCGGATGCTATAGTTTTTGGCACATATTCTTCTGCAGATGCAGACATCGGAGCTTTGTATGGAATATATTTAAAAGATAATAGTGGTGGGTACAAGGCTATTAACAGTGCATTAACTATAGAAAAAATAATTGATGTAGAAAGACCTATATTTGCTAAAGCTGCAAATACTATTGATGAAAACTATAAGCTATGGTTATACTTAAATACAGGGCGCTTTTTAACGAATGAAGATAAAATAGATAATTCAACTCAGTATATCATAGGCATAAAAGACAAAAATGATAAATGGAAGGATCCAACAAAGACTTTTACTATAACCTTTCCTAGCGACTTATACAATAGTACTGATACTAACGTAGAGTCTTCTATAAAAACTGTTAAGTGTTACTGTTTAGGAGTTGAGTGTGGGGATGCTGCCTATGACACTACCAATTTAGAATATTCATGCAGTAAGGGTTATCCTGTGGTAACAGAAACTACAAATGGTTTAATAACTGATAGTAATAATGGAGTATGTAATAACACTTCAATATCAAGCTGTGCCTATAATATAACAAACGGATGGTTTAGAGAGTTAAATAATGGTGAAAGAGCTTACTCTGAGCCATTTTTAGCTGGCGGTATACTAGATGTACTCTCTTTTAAACCAAAAGAAGATTTGTGTTCATATGGTGGAGATAGTTACTTAAATGCAATTTATTATAAAACTGGAACACCATATGATCAACCGATGTTTTTAGACTCTTCATCTGAAACCTCAACACTTAAAATTGATGACCCCAATAATCCGACTATAGGAATTGCAAGTAGAAAGTTGTTAGGTCCTGGAGCTCCTCCTATTGGTCAAGGAATTACGGCCTTACCTTCGGATAAGGATAAGTTTACCAAACTGATACAAACATCTGTCGGTGCTATAATAAAGCAAAAACAGCAAGCTGATGACACAAACAGTAAACTTATATTTAAAATATTGAGATAA
- a CDS encoding response regulator transcription factor, translating into MKILIIEDDTILAESLKDYLQDFFSVDICFPVDESLYYQLEKYDIILLDLMLKDKKGEHILKNIRKKNINIPVIIITAKDDIASKEVCFKTGADDYIVKPFDPKELILRIEALAKRVYCEDCVTIGNIIINLKEKTLYNDGKEINLTKIEWELLSLLLKYKGEVVEFDKILANVWGDKPVGTESVRTYIKNLRKILPEDSIITYKGRGYKLKI; encoded by the coding sequence ATGAAAATATTAATTATCGAAGACGACACTATATTAGCAGAGTCTTTGAAGGATTATCTGCAAGATTTTTTTAGTGTCGATATCTGCTTTCCTGTGGATGAAAGCTTGTACTATCAACTGGAAAAATATGACATAATTCTGCTTGACTTGATGCTAAAAGATAAAAAAGGGGAGCATATCCTTAAAAATATCAGAAAGAAAAATATTAATATACCCGTAATAATAATTACCGCAAAAGATGACATAGCTTCAAAAGAGGTATGTTTTAAAACGGGTGCTGATGATTATATCGTAAAGCCGTTTGACCCAAAAGAGCTGATTTTAAGGATTGAAGCTTTGGCTAAAAGGGTTTACTGCGAAGATTGTGTAACTATTGGTAATATCATAATAAATCTAAAAGAGAAAACGCTCTATAATGATGGCAAAGAAATCAATTTAACAAAAATAGAGTGGGAGCTTTTATCCCTTTTGCTAAAATATAAAGGGGAAGTTGTAGAATTTGATAAAATTCTTGCAAACGTGTGGGGAGATAAGCCTGTGGGCACAGAATCCGTAAGGACATACATTAAAAATTTGAGAAAAATACTACCTGAAGATTCAATAATCACTTATAAAGGAAGGGGTTATAAATTAAAAATTTAA
- a CDS encoding MTH1187 family thiamine-binding protein → MKAMAYVSITPLDKGESVSQYVSKAVKVIKESGLEWQLTPMGTIVAGETTKEVLNVINDAVEALEDCNRISISIKIDYRKNREGKLTDKVDSVMKKL, encoded by the coding sequence ATGAAAGCGATGGCGTATGTAAGCATTACCCCCCTTGATAAAGGCGAAAGTGTATCTCAATACGTATCAAAAGCTGTCAAAGTGATAAAAGAGAGCGGGCTTGAGTGGCAGCTTACTCCTATGGGGACCATTGTGGCAGGGGAAACCACAAAAGAGGTACTTAATGTAATCAACGATGCTGTTGAAGCACTTGAAGATTGCAACAGAATCTCTATTTCGATTAAAATTGATTACAGAAAAAACAGAGAGGGGAAATTGACTGATAAAGTTGACTCCGTAATGAAAAAATTATGA
- a CDS encoding tRNA1(Val) (adenine(37)-N6)-methyltransferase, translating to MLETTIDTILSKEIKVCQPKNGFRFSLDSVLLARFVSKKKAKYIIDIGSGSGVIALLLHKLYNFTNIDALEYQESMYHCLNETIKLNSCENIIQPINIDLKQYKPKNKYNIMVSNPPYRKSSSGRVCNAHEENIARFDDELGIIDIFKFAKSYLENLGSLYISYDADLTEELLGNSRKYNLEPKRLRFFHPDINKPARLVFIEFKKASSVEMIVEPPIFQKINGQKNDKFDILFTEEAKI from the coding sequence ATGTTAGAAACCACAATAGATACAATTTTGAGCAAAGAGATAAAAGTTTGTCAGCCCAAAAATGGCTTTAGATTTTCCCTTGATTCAGTGTTACTTGCAAGATTTGTTTCTAAGAAAAAAGCAAAATATATTATCGATATCGGCTCAGGTAGCGGAGTAATCGCCTTATTGTTGCATAAGCTTTACAATTTTACAAATATTGATGCACTTGAATACCAGGAAAGTATGTATCATTGCCTCAATGAAACGATAAAGCTAAACTCATGCGAAAATATAATACAACCTATAAATATTGACTTAAAACAGTATAAACCTAAAAATAAATATAACATTATGGTATCAAATCCACCATACCGCAAAAGCAGCAGCGGGCGAGTATGCAACGCACATGAGGAAAATATTGCAAGATTTGATGATGAGCTTGGGATAATAGATATTTTTAAATTTGCCAAAAGTTATCTTGAAAATTTGGGAAGCCTATATATATCTTATGATGCTGATTTGACAGAAGAGCTTTTGGGAAATTCAAGAAAATATAATTTAGAGCCAAAAAGACTACGTTTTTTTCACCCGGACATAAATAAGCCTGCACGTCTTGTCTTTATAGAATTTAAAAAGGCATCAAGTGTTGAAATGATTGTAGAGCCGCCTATATTTCAAAAAATAAACGGGCAAAAAAATGATAAATTTGATATACTTTTTACAGAGGAGGCGAAAATATGA
- a CDS encoding type II toxin-antitoxin system prevent-host-death family antitoxin, with amino-acid sequence MIISANQLKQRGISLINELAQKFDEIIVSFRGKNKYVIMDIERYEKLRESEIELAYQKALKDIENKKFHSDIENHLENISK; translated from the coding sequence GTGATTATATCAGCAAATCAGTTGAAACAGAGAGGAATTAGCTTAATAAATGAGCTTGCTCAAAAGTTTGATGAAATTATTGTAAGCTTTAGAGGTAAAAATAAGTATGTAATTATGGATATCGAAAGATACGAAAAGCTTAGGGAAAGCGAGATAGAGCTTGCGTATCAAAAAGCTTTAAAAGATATTGAAAATAAAAAATTTCATTCTGATATTGAAAACCATCTGGAGAATATTTCCAAGTAA
- a CDS encoding type II toxin-antitoxin system YafQ family toxin yields the protein MYEIIFTESYEKCAVKFFKKHPELVDRYKKILYLLKSNPYHPSLRLHKLKGNLKDFYSVSINLEYRIILHFIIQDKTIIPIDIGKHDDVY from the coding sequence ATGTATGAAATAATTTTTACAGAGTCTTACGAAAAGTGTGCAGTCAAGTTTTTTAAGAAACACCCAGAATTAGTAGATAGGTACAAAAAGATACTTTATCTTTTGAAGAGCAATCCATACCACCCATCTTTGAGACTTCATAAATTAAAAGGTAATCTGAAAGATTTTTATTCTGTTTCTATAAACTTGGAATATAGAATTATTTTACATTTTATTATTCAGGATAAGACAATTATCCCTATTGATATAGGAAAGCACGATGATGTTTATTGA
- a CDS encoding transketolase, which translates to MNNKGFGGKLSAEDKKYLESLATTCRGDILKMTTLAASGHPGGSMSSIDLYLTVYKFANISPDNVNSLDRDRVVVSHGHTSPGVYSALGRNGFFNIDDAIAYFRLAGSIYEGHIERMVKGVEWTTGNLGQGLSAACGMAISGRANNLDYNIYVFMGDGEQQKGQISEARRFAVKYNLKNITAVVDYNRLQISGDIGNVMPQNIKDEYVADGWVVLEIDGHNFDEIYDAFSKAQTIDRPVMILANTVMGKGVSFMENIADYHGKPLSKEQLSDALKELGIENDIEKYEEKRKGFVYNKDEHSIFRNSVKVSKGMPKVYSADTKTDNRSAFGNAIADLVHLSVTDKSLTPIVTFDCDLAGSVKLDKVMKEFPERFVQSGIQEHHTAVAAGAASVNGVVSVFADFGVFGVDETYNQQRLTDINDGNLKVVTTHVGIDVGEDGKTHQCVDYVGAMRNIPNFKVLVPADPNQTDRLVRYAVGEYGNYLVAMGRSKLPVITKEDGSVYFDEDYEYSYGKIDIIRDGKYPLITYGTMTSYALKVRELLLKDGIELAVINIASPLSFDIFEIKKYLDSGFAFTYEDHLSNSGIAATLSLLAMESGISFKLKTFGPTNYAYSGKPEEIFKLLKIDPESVAKSIKELLK; encoded by the coding sequence ATGAATAATAAAGGTTTTGGTGGTAAATTAAGCGCAGAAGACAAGAAATATCTTGAAAGTTTGGCTACTACTTGCAGGGGCGATATTTTAAAAATGACAACACTTGCTGCAAGCGGCCACCCCGGCGGTTCAATGTCATCTATCGATTTGTATCTTACTGTTTACAAATTTGCCAATATTAGCCCTGATAATGTGAATTCTCTTGATAGGGATAGAGTTGTCGTATCTCACGGGCACACTTCTCCTGGTGTGTACTCTGCACTTGGTAGAAACGGTTTTTTTAATATTGATGATGCTATTGCTTATTTCAGGCTTGCAGGAAGTATTTATGAAGGGCATATTGAAAGGATGGTCAAAGGGGTTGAGTGGACTACAGGTAATTTAGGGCAAGGGCTTTCAGCTGCTTGCGGTATGGCTATTTCAGGAAGAGCAAATAATCTTGATTATAATATATACGTATTTATGGGGGATGGTGAGCAACAAAAAGGTCAAATCAGTGAGGCAAGAAGGTTTGCTGTCAAATACAATCTAAAAAATATTACAGCGGTTGTTGATTATAACAGGCTTCAGATTAGCGGTGATATTGGCAATGTAATGCCACAAAATATAAAAGATGAATATGTTGCTGATGGATGGGTAGTCCTTGAGATTGATGGGCATAATTTTGATGAAATTTACGATGCTTTTTCTAAGGCTCAAACTATAGACAGACCGGTTATGATTTTGGCAAATACAGTAATGGGCAAAGGTGTCTCTTTTATGGAAAATATTGCTGACTACCACGGTAAACCTTTGTCAAAAGAGCAGTTGTCCGATGCTTTAAAAGAGCTAGGTATTGAAAACGATATTGAAAAGTATGAAGAGAAAAGAAAAGGGTTTGTATATAATAAAGATGAACATAGTATCTTTAGAAACAGTGTAAAAGTAAGCAAGGGTATGCCGAAAGTGTATTCAGCGGATACTAAAACAGATAACAGATCAGCTTTTGGTAACGCTATTGCAGATTTAGTGCATCTTTCTGTTACAGATAAATCACTGACTCCGATAGTTACATTTGACTGTGATTTGGCTGGCTCAGTAAAGCTTGATAAAGTAATGAAAGAATTTCCCGAAAGATTTGTTCAATCCGGTATTCAAGAGCATCATACTGCTGTTGCTGCTGGTGCTGCAAGTGTTAATGGAGTTGTTTCTGTGTTTGCGGATTTTGGAGTTTTTGGCGTAGATGAAACTTATAATCAACAAAGACTTACAGATATAAATGATGGTAATTTAAAAGTAGTTACTACGCATGTTGGTATTGATGTTGGGGAAGATGGCAAAACTCATCAGTGTGTAGATTATGTAGGGGCTATGAGAAATATTCCTAATTTTAAGGTTTTGGTGCCTGCTGACCCTAATCAGACTGACAGGTTGGTAAGGTATGCTGTGGGTGAATACGGTAATTATCTTGTAGCTATGGGCAGGTCAAAGCTTCCGGTGATTACGAAAGAGGATGGTAGCGTATATTTTGATGAAGATTATGAATATAGTTATGGCAAAATAGATATTATAAGAGATGGTAAATATCCTCTCATTACATACGGTACAATGACATCTTATGCACTAAAAGTAAGAGAGCTGCTCTTGAAAGACGGAATTGAACTTGCAGTTATAAATATTGCTTCCCCTCTCAGTTTTGATATTTTTGAGATTAAAAAATATTTAGATAGTGGTTTTGCTTTTACTTATGAGGACCATTTGTCAAACAGTGGAATTGCAGCTACGTTGTCTTTATTAGCTATGGAAAGCGGTATATCATTTAAGTTGAAAACTTTTGGACCTACAAATTATGCATACTCAGGCAAACCAGAAGAAATCTTTAAACTTCTCAAAATTGATCCTGAAAGTGTTGCAAAATCTATAAAAGAATTACTGAAATAA